Proteins encoded in a region of the Nicotiana tomentosiformis chromosome 9, ASM39032v3, whole genome shotgun sequence genome:
- the LOC138898999 gene encoding uncharacterized protein yields the protein MKLNPETCAFGIGSRKFLGFLVSQRGIEVNHDKIKAIEDILDQLTSMKEVQRLTGRLAAVSTFISRSSEKCHHFFSLLKKKNVFVWTPECQQALKDLKREWSIVHIPREEKVEADALANLGSSTEMKGSDSGTVVQLLHSGWMWTATAKFGIPKQIACDNRSQFIRSKVTKFLEGLRIKKITSSSYHPTANGKAKTTNKVIIQNLKKKLEDAKGKWLYELSGALWAYRTMAKSSTGETPFSLMYGSEALIPVEVGEPTLRFSRANEEANNEAFLVKLDLLEEHQDLTYVRIVAQK from the exons ATGAAACTCAACCCCGAGACATGTGCCTTCGGGATCGGCTCCAGAAAGTTCTTAGGGTTCCTTGTCTCACAAAGAGGGATTGAAGTTAACcatgataaaatcaaagccattgaGGACATCCTGGATCAGCTAACAAGCATGAAAGAAGTGCAGAGACTGACCGGAAGGTTGGCGGCAGTAAGCACGTTCATCTCAAGGTCTTCGGAGAAGTGCCaccatttcttttctcttttgaaaaagaagaatgtcTTCGTATGGACTCCAGAATGCCAGCAAGCATTGAAGGACCTAAAAAG agaatggtcaatcGTCCATATTCCGAGGGAAGAAAAAGtggaagcagatgcattggctaaTTTGGGGTCGTCCACGGAGATGAAAGGATCTGATTCCGGTACAGTCGTCCAACTGCTGCATTCCGGTTGGATGTGGACGGCTACTGCGAA ATTTGGAATACCGAAGCAAATCGCATGTGACAACAGGTCGCAGTTCATAAGATCGAAAGTCACAAAGTTCTTGGAAGGGTTAAGGATTAAAAAAATCACTTCTTCGTCATACCACCCGACTGCTAACGGAAAGGCGAAAACAACCAACAAGGTAATTattcaaaaccttaaaaagaagtTAGAAGATGCTAAGGGCAAGTGGCTCTATGAGCTATCAGGAGCACTATGGGCGTATCGGACAATGGCGAAGTCGAGCACGGGAGAAACACCCTTCTCTCTCATGTACGGTTCGGAGGCTCTGATACCGGTGGAAGTGGGGGAGCCAACTTTAAGGTTTTCCCGAGCAAACGAAGAGGCAAATAATGAAGCGTTTCTGGTGAAGCTGGACTTGCTTGAAGAACACCAGGACCTGACATACGTGAGGATTGTGGCTCAAAAATAA
- the LOC138899000 gene encoding uncharacterized protein → MQRKHGFFIVTLMEPFPKPRYIQNYKRKLGMEDAISNVNGKIWLFFDAMVEWELVIDTEQQLTIKVYHQDIGKYIMMTFVYKKCSSLKRLKLWDNLYYLTNDMELPWVVRGDFNIVLSEEEKIGGLHVYPPEYEDFASCVNSCGLFDLGYKGSPFIWWNGRPNEECIFKRLDIIFVNLPFQTLFPNIEVEHLIRTGSDHAPLLMSCGDQVLQFKLKRTKITLSKWSKLTYGDIFKQLAIREDVKAQAELKKYLSIEEQYWKQKAESQHLMAEATVEFFQKQFTQEVEPISFELLNNVPTMVSAEQNRELCITHTIKDVKVFSGVLHNRLEKILPPLISTNQSGFVKESIFENILLTQKIVTNIRLRGKPANVVIKLDMAKKIVEVLAKYEHISGQLINKEKSSFYVHSNTATTFINTVADITSISKGEFPFTYLGYPILYTRRINEYYNELTQKVKAKLHSWKGKLLSYGGKATLISSVLQSMSTHILSVLDPPANVLQHLHNIFTRSSKLLWANFMWNKYCKKELPTVVQFKQGSHVWRKMLEAMEEVEHELLWKMKSKSLNIWHENWTGLGELYNVIPPKFHINEEHQEVDELREENAWNDQMLEQYFPTEIAGHIRLEVYFENSDDYWDTPK, encoded by the exons ATGCAAAGGAAACATGGTTTTTTCATTGTTACACTTATGGAGCCATTTCCAAAGCCAAGGTATATTCAGAACTACAAGAGGAAATTAGGTATGGAAGATGCAATATCAAATGTCAATGGAAAAATTTGGTTATTCTTTGATGCTATGGTGGAATGGGAGTTGGTGATTGATACTGAACAGCAGCTCACCATCAAGGTGTATCATCAGGATATTGGGAAATACATTATGATGACTTTTGTATATAAAAAATGTTCATCACTGAAAAGATTAAAATTGTGGGACAATCTATATTACCTTACCAATGACATGGAACTGCCTTGGGTAGTTAGAGGAGATTTTAATATAGTTCTTAGTGAAGAGGAGAAGATAGGAGGACTACATGTATACCCACCAGAATATGAAGATTTTGCTTCTTGTGTTAACTCATGTGGATTGTTTGATCTTGGATATAAAGGCAGCCCCTTCATTTGGTGGAATGGGAGGCCAAATGAAGAATGCATTTTCAAAAGACTGGATATAATATTTGTTAACCTACCTTTCCAGACATTATTTCCTAATATAGAAGTGGAGCATCTCATTAGAACAGGGTCAGACCATGCCCCACTACTGATGAGTTGTGGTGATCAAGTTTTGCAATTT AAATTAAAGAGGACTAAAATTACACTATCTAAATGGAGCAAGCTCACATATGGAGATATTTTCAAGCAACTGGCTATTAGAGAAGATGTG AAGGCCCAAGCTGAACTGAAGAAGTACCTGAGCattgaggagcagtattggaAACAGAAAGCAG AGTCACAACATCTCATGGCTGAAGCTACAGTTGAATTCTTCCAGAAACAATTCACACAAGAAGTTGAGCCTATAAGTTTTGAACTACTGAACAATGTTCCTACTATGGTATCTGCTGAACAGAACAGAGAGCTATGTATAACTCATACAATAAAAGATGTAAAG GTATTCTCTGGAGTACTTCATAATAGGCTGGAAAAGATTCTGCCTCCTTTGATCTCTACCAACCAATCAGGATTTGTCAAGGAAAGTATTTTTGAGAACATTCTGTTAACTCAGAAGATTGTCACTAACATAAGATTAAGGGGAAAACCTGCCAATGTAGTGATCAAACTTGACATGGCAAAG AAGATAGTTGAGGTTTTGGCTAAGTATGAGCATATATCTGGGCAGTTAATTAACAAAGAAAAGAGCTCATTCTATGTGCATTCAAATACTGCTACAACATTTATCAATACAGTAGCAGACATCACTAGCATCTCAAAGGGTGAATTTCCTTTTACTTATTTAGGTTATCCCATTTTGTATACAAGAAGAATAAATGAGTATTACAATGAACTTACACAGAAGGTGAAGGCTAAACTACATTCATGGAAGGGTAAGCTTCTATCTTATGGAGGAAAAGCCACTCTGATTTCCAGTGTACTTCAAAGCATGTCAACTCACATTCTCTCAGTACTTGATCCACCTGCCAATGTACTACAGCACTTACATAATATATTTACAAG GTCTAGTAAATTACTATGGGCcaatttcatgtggaataagtattgcaagaaaGAACTTCCTACAGTGGTTCAATTTAAACAAGGCTCACATGTTTGGAGAAAAATGTTAGAGGCAAtggaagaagtagaacatgaaCTATTATGGAAGATGAAGAGTAAATCTTTAAACATATGGCATGAGAATTGGACTGGTTTAGGTGAATTGTATAATGTCATACCCCCAAAATTTCATATCAATGAAGAACATCAAGAAGTAGATGAATTGAGAGAGGAAAATGCCTGGAATGACCAAATGCTGGAACAATATTTTCCAACAGAAATTGCAGGTCACATAAGACTGGAGGTGTACTTTGAGAACAGTGATGACTATTGGGACACACCAAAATAG